The following is a genomic window from Peromyscus leucopus breed LL Stock unplaced genomic scaffold, UCI_PerLeu_2.1 scaffold_309, whole genome shotgun sequence.
AAGCAGCTGGAGGGCCCTGGTTTATTCATCTGACTAAGGGTGTGGCCAGAAGCTCCCCTCTGGTCTTCTTATACTCTGTGGCAATGCCACATTTCAACATCTTGGGCATCCTGAtttcatgtggtgtgtgtgtgtgtgtgtgtgtgtgtgtgtgtgtgtgtgtgtgtgtgtgtgtgtgttgcacaatCCTTAGAGCATTGGGGTTGTGAGAGGGTCTGAGGATTTAACATGGGTCCAGGTGATGGCACTGGTGAAGCAAGGGTACTTCACTTTGAGCATCACACCTCCTGGTCACTGTGCTCACCTCTTTAGAACATAAGAATCACTGTGCAATATAAAACCATCCTGAAGTTGGGGCTACTCCCTGGAAGTACTAATTGTTTGCTCTGGGTCATTGTGTAGCTATTGGCACCCAGGAATGAGAATCCCTGTTCCAGAGATAGGAGAAATGTTTCCATAGGTTTCTTGTGTTTCCAGATATGTGGCACAAATTCCTGGCAACTTCTTAGAGCACTTATCTATAGCTCCATTCCCACTCTGGGTGCTCATGAACTGGATCCCTTACCTTACACCTTCTGGCTGTTATGTTCTGAGCACAAGATAGAATGTTTAATAAGCACCAGGAAGTCCCAGTGTTTAAATACCAGGCTATGGCATCTACTGTGCTGGAGTAGTCCATGACACAGCCTTATTTATGTGATCCTTGTTGCCTGTGTTCATGGGGTTCATTTTTCCTGGGGCCATGCCCTACCACAGGCTGAACTTTGAAACAGAGATGCTTGAAATGGAACACAAGCAGGTGATGTCGGCTTTCCAGAAAATGCCCATGGAGATTATTGAAGCCTTGGACAAGTGCAAGGGGCTGATGGAGGAGACTGAATACTTTAGGTAAGTGGCCAATAGCTTGGGAGGGactgattctgcccttctttgTCCTTGACTCAAAGTGAGGACTCTGGTTGTAGCCTGTGTGCCTCTGAGCCAATAGCCTGCCTTGTGGCCCTTCAATTTTTGCCTCTTGGACTCAATTTTGCTAAGTGTGAAGAAACACTGAGGCCCTTCTATTATTGTCCTGCCCAAGTCAGGAGACCTTAGACAGAAAAATGGTTTGCACCATGAAGGGGATTTCTGGCAGCCCAGGTTCTCTGGGCCCTTGCAGGATCTTCACAGAACTGGTTTGCCTGGGATCTGTAGAGAGAAGTTATTCCTGTTGGAACATCTGCCCTCATTCAGAGTGTGTTTTGCCTCTACCTGCTGATGCTTTCCCAATATCAGGAACAGTTAAGCACAGGTGTGGACTGCACCCTGTTCTCAGAGGGACAAGATCCCTTTTGGTACCTGGATTTTCAGAAGTAGTTTGAATTTGTCTGCAATTTGGCTATTCTCTGGATTTGGCCTGCATTTGAGTGATGCTGGCTGGTCTACTGAGAGCTCCATTCTTGTTCTGCTGACCTCAGACTTTTCATGGTTGGTAGTACTTGGAGTAGGATGGCAAATGGAGGCTCACTGTGGCTCACTATGTTTTGGTGATTGTTTAGTTACCTCAATGGCCAGATCCTACCAGAGTGTAATCAGCTAAGGAACAATGTCCATCTGTTGAGACATCAGAACATACTGCTGTGGAAGGAGCAGATTGAAGAGCAAGAGACCTGTGAGAAGTTGAAGAAGCTCTTAAAGGAGGCCCATGAGAAGATGTGTGACCCCTGTGCTGAGCAGCATCAGGTAGGCTGAGGCAGTAGTGGCAGACTGCCCAACTgtccaacaataaaataaaaacacccatgtaagcacccacccacccatccagaATCCATTTCTGTGATCATTCACAAGTCTTCCTGTAGAGTTAGCCTCTTGCTAGATACTAGCTGATTGGAAAGCAAAACCTCCTGGTCTGCTGGAATTGCAGTACATTCAGAGAGATGGGTCTGTGAGATACCACACACCTACATGTCATTATATTAGAATCTGTCATGCAGGGAGATACTTGTAGAATACCACAGAGCTCTCATTGATTAGGTCAGTGGCCTGTGGCTCATTTGCATTCTGGGGTCATGTGAGATCATAAGTAGGAAGCAGCTTGCAAGGACTAGAGCCCTAGACAATGCCAAGTGAATGTTTTTATTGTCAATTTTTCAGGTGGCAAGTGGACTTGTCCTTTCTTCCTGCATTCCATTTTGTTCTCTTGCCTTAGCTTAATTCTTGGGTCACACTCTCAGAAGCTGAGTATCAGCTTGTCAGCCCTGTTTTCTGTGAGTGGTGCTGGGCAGTTCTCCCATCTTGGAGTTTTCAGTCTGGAGCTGACTGAATGACCATACATGTGGGAGGACTTTGACAGCTTGAGGGTTGGGGTGACAGATTTAAAGCTTGAAGAGAACATTTTCTCCAATCAGCTCAACATAGTTTGACTAAGCTGTGTGCTCTCCTCTAGGCATTTTTAGTCCCTAGCACATGGATAACACTGTTGTAGGCCTCTGTGGAAACATCTGATGTGCATAATCTAAATTATCTGTTCACTCAATATgatgtcctcttctttttttctgcttgcttttgattcctgttgtctgtgtgtgATCCTTACAGGTGTATGTAAATGTGTACATAGACGGGTGTGTTCAagactacataatgaaaccccATGTTGTCATCTGCTGCTTACTCTCTTGTTCCCTTGAACCAAGGTCATTCACTGAACATAAAATTATCTGTTTGGGCTATTCGGGCTGGCCAGGACTCTGGATCTCCTCTTCTTCAATGGGgccttctgtcttgttttgtctcATCTAATTGTCACAAGTTTCAATtgctcagaaagaaaaaggagggagtaGTTTCTCTTGTGTTTATACACTTTTATTGCTTTGGTATACATGTGTtctttaataaataacaaaatcaaacaatacacctactttaaaaataaaaactagacttcttccttttcactaCACAGAGCTAACACAAAGGAAATGTCTTGTTTGTCTCATTGGCTTCACAACACGGAATCCCACAGTGCATCTCCTTGCTGACATTGTGTTGCTGACTATATCATGTGCATGGCTGTGTCTCAGCAGATTCCCTCTCATAGTTGTGCAGAGTGCTGTGTTCCTGAAAAGCACTGCAGGTGATGTCACTGGCCTCCTTCTGACAGACATTGGGTCTGAATTCATCATATGCACTGTCATCTGTTGAAAACCTCCTGGATGTTGACCATGGGTCACTCTCTTTCACTTGAGCTATCCAGGTCTTCTCAGAGGACTTAGGGTAAGTGTAGTGAAGAGACTATGATGAATTAACTAGCAACCTGTGGAATGAGTAAGTTTGGGGATATATAAAGTTCATGGAAGGAAAAGTAAGTGCAGGCCATGGTAGCAGAGCCTGACTGAGTCTAAGAGCTTTGTACACAGTAGAGAAGTCCCATGACTTCCCCCTGCAGCAGAAAAGGTGCTGCAAGACAGCAGTCCTCTCGTGGCCATCTAAGGttctggaagtgtgtgtgtgtgtgtgtgtgtgtgtgtgtgtgtgtgtgtgtgcatttctgtccATCTGTGTGGGTgaacctctctctgtgtgtgaatgctgGCTATTATTTGGACATTAGTGTTCCTTTGGTTTCTGTATATAACCTTCTGTGGGTGACGGGTGTTTGTGTGCCCATATTTCCTGTATGTGTAGGGgtaaatgcttgtgtgtgtgttgggagtatGGGGAGTATGGGTGCTTAAAAGCACtagtgtgtatgaatgtgtaaactcatgtgtgtgtttttctctgaAATTACTCGTTATATTTTTAATGATGATGGAGACCAACTAACTTTATTGAGAAAGTACTGTGCCTATCTCTCATGCCCACTGTATTCATTTCTCATCCAACAAAATTTAATCTTCTTCTCAATAGTATTCCTGGTGATTTCTCCTTGTATTAGAATTGGCAGGGAAATTGAACATGTTAGTGCATTACAATGGGCTTGTATGGGTACATaaatgtacttgtgtgtgtgtccttgactttatgtgtgtgcatgagagtgaGAACTCTCTGCTGAGAACACAATATTCTAATGAACAGGAGCAAGAAAGGCTGGATGAAAGACTGAAGGGCCTGCTGAATCAGAAGGAGCTGGTCACCCAGCAAAGGGACTTGGCAGAAAAGCTGCAACATCACTTCAGTGTCTATGAGATGAGGTAGGAGCCCAACCTGGGAGGAGTAGTTAGAACGATGGAGGTCACCTGTACCTGCATCTCTGTCCTTTTTGGGAATCTCCCCATCTGGATGGCTCTCATCCACAGGCAGGGAAAGACCACCTCAGGGTATTGTGCTGGCCCAGTTAACAAGAACTTCTCCAGGAAACACTATGATTTAGCCTTATTTTTCTGAGGAGTGTGTACCACTTATTCCCTTCTGAGATCTCTGGTATCTTCTCAGTGTACCCTGTGTCTCCCCACAAATCTCCCTATGGTAGTCCTCAACCTAGCAGGAGGAAGGTTAGTTTTGAAGGACAGTGTGTGCTCTCGTTACTTTGTTTTCCTTCCAGAACATCACCTTTAAGGAGAAGTTCCTACTTTTGGGTAGATCTGCATGCAGCACACTCCTGCTGATTATAAGCTCTCTGCAGTGTGCATCTGTCTCTTGAGAAAAGATTTTTCTGGACATAAGATTATTTAAGGTGTTGaggtattgaactcaggcagGTCTCTGTGCTCTAGGAATAATCAGAACCTTCACTGCTTTTATTTTGTAGGCTCTCTAGAGGGACTACATTCAGTTTCCCAGGTTGCTCATTAACCTGGTATCTAATCAGGGCCATGTACATCTACTCTGAACTGTCACTCAGACCTTGATACACTGTTatgtttttctcaaaatattgtaTCTAGACAACTGGAGaaatgtgtggattttttttgtcCAGCACTGTGTAGTTCTCAGTTTGTCTTCtagcatattttaaaacacagaataaaatccAGGCTAAGATGCACTCTGACACTACTCTCCTAGGAAATGAGGGAATGACATGAGCTGAAAGGTCATGCTGGACTGTTCCACTGATTACAGCTGGTTCAGGCTCAACAGCTGACATAGCAGGTAGCCACCAGGCCTGTTCCCTAACTGACTTCCTCCTCTAGGTCAGAAAATCTCCAGCATGACCTAGAACATGTCACAGCCCAGGATGAGAGCCTCCTGCAGACAGAGCTgctgcagcaggagcaggaagtatCACAGGCAAGTGAGCCACCACTGCATTCCAACGTGTGCAACCATGGCATTCATGGGAACTGGGGGCTCTTGACATTGGCTTCCAGTGTGAATAGGCCCTGATTTTGTCTAGCCTGTGGCCCAGCCAGGATGCCTCTGGGACTGATTGCCTTTCCTTCTCACACAACAGCTTTGAGAGAACTGAGGAGGCCAAAGAAGCCACAGACCACTTGAACCCATGGCGTTCTCCACCCTAGGATGGAAGCCTCCTCAGAAGAATATGCACTACAAAGTCCCATGGGGCATGGCTATACTTGCTTTGAAAAGGTCTTTTACATTTGCGCCTGCCTTCCTACCATGTATCCAAGGCCAGCCACAGGCTGTTGACTGTGCCTCAAAGTGTTGCATGATTAACCTAACCTTTTAATCTTTTAATCTAGCAAGCTGCTTagcataattttttgtttgttgttttgttcggttttgtttgctttgggttttttggttttctttgttataGTTTAAGGTTTTGAATtcatttgttgtttctttggttcttgttgtttggtattttgataaaattatttaCTGGTTATATTGTGTGCCTATAATCCATTATTGAGTAAAATGATTGtatctttattaagaaaaatgtgaTTCCACACTCTTCACTCTTATGACCTAAAATGTggtcatatacacaatggaatactactcagcagagaaaaacaatgacatcatgaggtttgcaggcaaatggatggatctagaaaaaaatcatcctgagtgaggtaacccagactcagaaagacaaacatggtatgtattcactcataggaggatactagatgtaaaacaaagatgtctAGACTGCTACtaacaactccagggaggctatgtagaaaacaggaccccaagaaagacacagggatcgcccaacaacagagaaatgaatgaaatctacatgaacaacatggacgtgaataggggtaatgaagggcaagggttaagggaaagagagcttaggggatcaggagatcccagctggatcaagaacagagagagagaacaaggaataaaagaccatgataaatgaagaccacatgagaatagggagaagcaaagtgctagagagggccccagaaatcaacaaagatacccccacaatagactactggcaatggtcaagagacagcccgaactgacctactctggtgataggatggccaaataccctaattgtcatgctggAAATcctatccaatgactgagggaaccggatgaagaaatccacggccaggccgcaggttgagctccaggagtccaattgacaagaaagaggagggtttgtatgagtgagaattgttgagaccaaggttggaaaaaacacagggacaaatagccaagcgaatggaaactcatgaactatgaaccaatagatGAGGAGCCcacaaatggatcaggccctctggataagtgaggcagttgattagcttcatctgtttgggaggcatccaggaagTGGGACTGgctcctgtcctcagtgcatgagctggctgtttggaacttcgggcttatacagggacacttggctcaggctaggaggaggggactggacctgtctggacttaatctatcaggttgaactcagtcctcaggggagtctttgccctggaggagatgggattggAGGGGTGacctggggagaagggaagggaggtgcGGGAGgtaggagaacaagggaatccatggctaatatgtaaaattaaaataaattataaaataaaaaagacctaTTTCTCTGGTCAGCATTGCTTTGGGTTCAAAGTTTGTCTAGCTTGTATGCCAGCCAGGCTGCTCTATATATGGTGGTCTTTCCTTCTCTGAGGGCAGGTCTCGAGGGAAATCTAAGGAGGCCAAAGAAGTCCCAGACATCTTGATCACATGACATTCTTCAGTCTTAGGGTTAAGGCCCTCTCAGATGAAGACACCCATTTTAGTTGTGATTTCACTAGTGAGACAAACACCAAGTGACCTCCAGGTGATCCAGCCCCCATCAGATATATGGGTCTGTTGGCTCAGTActcctgaagaaaagaaagcatcaccAATGAGCTTGAGACACAGAAaacctgagactggagttactgaGAACCCTGACATTCAGCAGAATGTGGCTTCTGTGAGGGGTACTACAACATGGAGGGTAGAGATGTTGGTGAGCAAGACTTTTTCTATCCGTTTAATGTCGATGTCTTTGGCAAG
Proteins encoded in this region:
- the LOC119087209 gene encoding disks large homolog 5-like, whose amino-acid sequence is MKKIEKLTIRLHDKECERNKLCGILANYTCKDLNNRLNFETEMLEMEHKQVMSAFQKMPMEIIEALDKCKGLMEETEYFSYLNGQILPECNQLRNNVHLLRHQNILLWKEQIEEQETCEKLKKLLKEAHEKMCDPCAEQHQEQERLDERLKGLLNQKELVTQQRDLAEKLQHHFSVYEMRSENLQHDLEHVTAQDESLLQTELLQQEQEVSQASEPPLHSNVCNHGIHGNWGLLTLASSVNRP